From the Octadecabacter antarcticus 307 genome, one window contains:
- the argS gene encoding arginine--tRNA ligase yields the protein MNLFADIRAAVIDCLNVLTNDGVLPAGLDFANVTVEPPRDATHGDMATNAAMVLAKPAGLKPRDIAEALAAKLLADRRIMSADIAGPGFLNLALDAGVWAGVVRAVLTDGDFGKSNLGTGLKINVEYVSANPTGPLHVGHTRGAVFGDALASLLAYAGYDVTREYYINDGGGQVDVLARSVYLRYLEAHGQAVTFEDGTYPGEYLIKAGQDLKTKVGDAYVGQGEDVWLDDVRDFGTQAMMALIREDLDMLGVKMDVFYSEKSLYGTGRIEAAIADLKSKGLIYKGTLEPPKGKLPEDWEPREQTLFKSTDFGDDVDRPIQKSDGAWTYFAPDIAYHFDKVSRGFDALIDVFGADHGGYVKRMKAAVAALSDNAVPLDIKLTQLVKLYKNGEPFKMSKRAGTFIMLRDLVDEVGPDVTRFHMLTRKNDAPLDFDFDKVTEQSKDNPVFYVQYASARIHSVLRKAAEAGVDVGDLAIADLSLATHPAELAMAAKLAEWPRLVEIAAKGHEPHRIAFYLYDLASELHGLWNRGNDDASLRFLQVDNIPATQAKIALIKAVSVVISHGLSILGVTPAEEMR from the coding sequence ATGAACCTGTTCGCCGATATCCGCGCAGCTGTGATCGACTGTTTGAACGTTCTGACCAATGATGGGGTTTTACCCGCTGGCTTGGACTTTGCTAACGTCACAGTTGAACCCCCGCGAGACGCAACACATGGTGATATGGCCACGAATGCGGCGATGGTATTGGCCAAGCCTGCGGGCCTGAAGCCGCGCGATATTGCGGAGGCGCTGGCCGCAAAATTGCTTGCTGATCGCCGCATCATGAGCGCGGATATTGCCGGGCCGGGGTTCTTGAATCTCGCGCTTGACGCGGGCGTTTGGGCTGGTGTGGTGCGGGCCGTTCTGACGGACGGCGATTTTGGTAAGTCTAATTTGGGCACCGGTTTAAAAATAAACGTCGAATATGTCAGCGCCAACCCGACGGGACCGCTGCATGTTGGCCACACCCGAGGTGCGGTATTTGGTGACGCGTTGGCGTCCCTGCTGGCCTATGCGGGTTATGACGTCACGCGGGAATATTATATCAACGACGGTGGCGGGCAGGTCGATGTTTTGGCGCGGTCTGTCTATTTGCGCTATTTGGAAGCCCACGGTCAGGCCGTCACATTCGAGGATGGAACCTACCCCGGTGAGTATTTGATCAAAGCTGGGCAGGACCTGAAGACGAAGGTTGGCGATGCTTATGTGGGGCAGGGCGAGGACGTTTGGCTGGACGACGTTCGCGACTTTGGCACGCAAGCGATGATGGCGTTGATCCGTGAGGATCTGGACATGCTTGGTGTTAAAATGGACGTGTTTTATTCCGAAAAATCGCTGTATGGCACGGGTCGGATCGAAGCAGCGATTGCGGATTTGAAAAGCAAGGGCCTGATCTACAAAGGCACGCTTGAGCCGCCCAAGGGCAAGCTGCCCGAGGACTGGGAACCGCGCGAACAGACGTTGTTCAAATCAACTGATTTTGGCGATGATGTGGATCGGCCCATCCAGAAGTCAGATGGTGCGTGGACCTATTTCGCGCCAGATATTGCCTATCATTTTGACAAAGTTTCCAGAGGGTTCGACGCCCTTATTGATGTATTTGGTGCGGATCATGGTGGCTACGTTAAACGGATGAAGGCGGCTGTCGCGGCTTTGTCGGACAATGCCGTGCCGCTGGATATCAAGTTGACGCAACTGGTGAAGCTGTACAAAAACGGTGAGCCGTTCAAGATGTCCAAACGGGCGGGCACGTTTATTATGTTGCGCGATCTGGTGGATGAAGTCGGGCCTGATGTGACGCGGTTCCACATGCTGACGCGCAAGAATGACGCGCCGCTTGATTTTGATTTCGACAAGGTGACGGAACAGTCAAAAGACAATCCGGTGTTTTATGTCCAATACGCCAGCGCACGGATTCATTCGGTGCTGCGCAAAGCCGCTGAAGCGGGCGTTGATGTGGGAGATTTGGCAATTGCCGATCTGTCGCTGGCGACCCATCCAGCGGAATTGGCGATGGCTGCCAAATTGGCGGAATGGCCACGGTTGGTTGAAATTGCCGCCAAAGGACATGAGCCACACCGCATCGCATTCTACCTCTATGACCTCGCGTCGGAACTGCATGGGCTTTGGAACCGTGGCAATGACGATGCGTCGTTGCGTTTCCTGCAAGTCGACAACATCCCTGCAACACAGGCGAAAATCGCGCTGATCAAAGCTGTAAGCGTTGTAATTTCTCACGGTTTGTCTATTCTTGGTGTAACTCCAGCGGAAGAGATGCGCTAA
- a CDS encoding deoxyguanosinetriphosphate triphosphohydrolase, with protein sequence MVASYACSPATTRGRLFGEEESEFRSGFQRDRDRIIHSSAFRRLKHKTQVFVEHEGDYFRTRLTHSIEVAQVARTIAGALDLNPELTEAVALAHDLGHTPFGHTGEDALSILMAPYGGFDHNAQAIQIVTSLERHYAEWDGLNLTWETLEGIAKHNGPVVDPVPYALSDYNAVHDLELHTHASAEAQSAALSDDIAYNHHDIHDGLRAELFSTDDLLGLPIVGDCFRKVDAKYPGLDKYRRHHEALRRFFGILVEDVIGVSRANLADLDPKTCADVRGAGRMMVQFSPDLWADLKVVRKFLFSQMYRAPSVVKMRAEVTQVVEDLFPLFMSDPSHLPKQWRKDVAAANGETALARIVSDYISGMTDRFAIETHARLVG encoded by the coding sequence ATGGTAGCTTCGTACGCGTGCAGCCCCGCGACCACACGCGGGCGGCTTTTTGGCGAGGAGGAGAGCGAGTTTCGTTCCGGGTTCCAGCGCGACCGTGACCGGATCATTCATTCATCGGCATTTCGCCGCCTTAAACACAAGACGCAAGTGTTCGTGGAACATGAGGGCGACTACTTTCGCACGCGGCTGACCCATTCGATTGAGGTCGCACAAGTGGCGCGCACGATTGCGGGCGCGTTGGATTTGAACCCTGAACTGACCGAGGCGGTGGCGCTGGCCCATGATCTTGGCCACACCCCGTTCGGGCATACCGGCGAAGATGCGTTGTCGATATTGATGGCGCCCTACGGTGGCTTTGATCACAATGCGCAGGCCATTCAGATTGTCACGTCACTGGAGCGCCATTACGCGGAGTGGGACGGGTTGAACCTGACGTGGGAAACGTTGGAGGGCATTGCCAAGCATAATGGTCCTGTTGTCGATCCGGTGCCCTATGCGCTGTCCGATTATAACGCGGTGCACGATCTGGAATTGCACACCCATGCGTCAGCCGAGGCGCAGTCTGCCGCGCTGTCTGATGATATTGCCTACAATCACCACGATATCCACGACGGGCTGCGCGCCGAGCTGTTTAGCACTGACGATTTGCTGGGTTTGCCGATTGTTGGCGATTGTTTTCGAAAGGTGGATGCGAAATATCCTGGTCTTGATAAATACCGCCGCCACCATGAGGCGTTGCGGCGATTTTTTGGCATATTGGTTGAGGATGTGATTGGGGTCAGTCGCGCAAATCTGGCCGATCTTGATCCCAAAACCTGCGCCGATGTGCGCGGCGCAGGGCGGATGATGGTGCAGTTTTCGCCAGATCTGTGGGCTGATTTGAAGGTTGTGCGCAAATTCCTGTTCAGCCAGATGTACCGCGCGCCAAGCGTGGTGAAAATGCGAGCTGAGGTGACGCAGGTGGTCGAGGACCTGTTTCCGTTGTTCATGTCTGACCCCAGCCATCTGCCAAAGCAATGGCGCAAGGACGTCGCGGCGGCGAACGGTGAGACGGCACTGGCACGGATTGTGTCGGATTATATTTCGGGGATGACGGATCGGTTCGCGATTGAAACCCATGCGCGGCTGGTGGGGTAG
- a CDS encoding HesB/IscA family protein, with protein MLTLPPKVTQRAFERLSEIGANADGKALRIGVKGGGCSGFEYEIDLDEAKDNDLILEGSGQKVVIDSISLPFLSDATIDFTEELIGARFVIENPNASSSCGCGVSFSM; from the coding sequence ATGCTCACGCTCCCCCCCAAAGTTACCCAACGCGCCTTTGAACGTCTTTCCGAAATCGGCGCAAACGCGGACGGCAAAGCCCTGCGCATCGGCGTGAAGGGCGGTGGTTGTTCGGGTTTTGAGTATGAAATCGATCTGGACGAAGCGAAAGACAACGATCTGATCCTTGAAGGCTCCGGTCAGAAGGTGGTGATCGATTCCATCTCCCTGCCATTTCTGTCCGACGCCACGATTGATTTCACCGAAGAACTGATTGGCGCGCGGTTTGTAATCGAAAATCCCAACGCCTCAAGCTCATGTGGCTGCGGCGTTAGCTTCTCAATGTAG
- the xth gene encoding exodeoxyribonuclease III, which translates to MKIATFNINGVKARIGALTDWLEASKPDVALLQEIKSVDEGFPREHFENLGYRVETHGQKGFNGVAILSKLPLEDISRGLPDAAGAGREGVDDIEARYIEATVIGEKAIRICGLYLPNGNPAPGPKYDYKLRWMDRLKTRAQQLMALEEPFLMAGDYNIIPQPEDAARPNVWTDDALFRPDSRAAFRRLLNLGLTEAFRACHQGSGHYSFWDYQAGAWDKNDGIRIDHFLLSNQCADLLKDAWIESGVRGREKPSDHVPVWVELDA; encoded by the coding sequence ATGAAAATTGCGACATTCAACATCAACGGCGTTAAGGCGCGCATCGGTGCGCTGACCGACTGGCTTGAGGCGTCAAAACCCGACGTTGCCCTGCTACAGGAAATCAAATCCGTCGACGAAGGTTTCCCGCGCGAACACTTTGAGAACCTTGGCTACCGCGTTGAAACACATGGACAAAAAGGCTTTAACGGCGTCGCGATCCTATCGAAATTGCCTCTCGAAGACATCAGCCGTGGACTGCCCGACGCAGCAGGCGCGGGCCGCGAAGGTGTCGATGACATCGAAGCCCGCTACATCGAAGCGACTGTTATTGGTGAAAAAGCCATTAGAATCTGTGGCTTATACCTGCCCAATGGCAATCCCGCACCGGGGCCGAAATACGATTACAAATTGCGCTGGATGGATCGCCTTAAGACGCGTGCGCAGCAGCTCATGGCACTTGAAGAACCCTTCCTAATGGCAGGGGATTACAACATAATCCCCCAACCAGAAGACGCCGCACGCCCCAATGTGTGGACCGATGACGCGCTGTTTCGCCCCGACAGTCGCGCCGCGTTTCGCCGCCTGTTAAACCTCGGCCTCACAGAAGCGTTCCGCGCCTGTCATCAGGGCAGTGGCCACTATTCGTTCTGGGATTACCAAGCGGGGGCATGGGACAAGAATGACGGCATCCGCATCGACCATTTTTTGCTGTCAAATCAATGCGCTGACCTGCTGAAAGACGCTTGGATCGAAAGTGGTGTGCGCGGGCGTGAAAAGCCGTCAGACCACGTTCCCGTCTGGGTCGAATTGGACGCCTGA
- a CDS encoding FAD-dependent monooxygenase: protein MLQKHDVRSDGASSASSNLSGKRVVVIGAGIGGLTAALAFAQRGADVHVYEQASALNEVGAGIQLAPNGARVLAALGLADDMDHRSIIAQAVMPTDALSGKVIAQFDLSSQVPPYRFFHRAALVDLIAQAAQTQGVDISFGVRVESIAKDGALNTNIGKIPCDLCVGADGIHSISRLFLGNTAEPEFTGQVAWRATIAAKDVAPVARIWMAPNRHVVTYPLTDNTLNIVAVQERDTWAEEGWKHADNPENLRAAFDDVCPELREILSHVSETYLWGLFRHPVVKRWHNDRLVVLGDAAHPTLPFLAQGANLAIEDGYVLARCCDEIDDLDAALSRFQLLRRARVSRTIAAANANARNYHLSGIRRRVAHTGLKTLGLIAPNTFLKRLDWLYGYDVTK from the coding sequence ATGTTGCAAAAACATGACGTGAGGTCCGACGGAGCATCGAGCGCTTCTAGCAATTTGAGCGGCAAACGCGTTGTTGTTATTGGCGCTGGAATCGGTGGGCTGACGGCTGCATTGGCCTTTGCGCAACGTGGCGCGGACGTCCACGTTTATGAACAAGCATCGGCGTTAAACGAGGTTGGCGCAGGAATCCAATTGGCCCCGAACGGGGCGCGGGTTCTAGCGGCACTTGGGTTGGCCGATGACATGGACCACCGCAGCATTATCGCGCAAGCCGTGATGCCGACTGATGCCCTAAGTGGCAAAGTGATCGCGCAGTTTGATCTGTCCAGCCAAGTGCCGCCCTATCGGTTTTTTCACCGCGCAGCATTGGTGGATCTGATCGCGCAAGCGGCACAGACACAGGGCGTTGATATTTCGTTTGGTGTGCGCGTCGAGAGCATCGCCAAAGACGGGGCGTTGAACACCAATATTGGCAAAATACCCTGTGATTTATGCGTCGGTGCGGATGGCATTCATTCGATTTCGCGATTGTTTTTGGGCAATACTGCGGAGCCTGAGTTTACCGGTCAAGTCGCATGGCGGGCCACGATTGCAGCCAAAGATGTCGCACCCGTTGCGCGTATCTGGATGGCCCCGAACCGGCATGTTGTGACCTATCCATTGACTGATAACACTCTCAATATCGTGGCTGTGCAAGAACGCGACACGTGGGCCGAAGAGGGTTGGAAGCATGCGGATAACCCTGAAAACCTGCGGGCTGCATTTGACGATGTCTGCCCAGAATTACGGGAGATATTGAGCCACGTTAGCGAGACATATTTGTGGGGGCTATTTCGCCATCCCGTTGTGAAACGCTGGCATAATGACCGCTTGGTGGTTCTTGGGGATGCGGCGCATCCGACGCTGCCGTTCTTGGCGCAGGGTGCGAACTTGGCGATCGAAGACGGGTATGTGTTGGCGCGCTGTTGTGATGAGATAGATGATCTGGACGCCGCGTTGTCGCGATTTCAATTGCTGCGCCGCGCGCGTGTCAGCCGCACAATTGCGGCTGCCAATGCCAATGCGCGCAATTATCACCTGTCAGGTATCAGGCGAAGAGTGGCCCATACTGGATTGAAAACGCTTGGTTTAATTGCACCAAACACCTTTCTGAAACGGCTGGATTGGCTTTACGGGTATGATGTGACCAAGTGA
- the dksA gene encoding RNA polymerase-binding protein DksA, whose translation MKAETFLPDDYVPVDSEPFMNDKQVEYFRRKLINWRGEVLEDSRDTIESMKDGTRNIPDVADRASEETDRSLELRTRDRERKLVSKIDGALRRIDEGEFGYCSVTGDPISLKRLDARPIATMSLEAQERHERSERVHRTD comes from the coding sequence ATGAAAGCCGAAACTTTCCTGCCGGATGATTATGTACCGGTCGATTCCGAACCGTTTATGAATGACAAACAGGTTGAGTATTTTCGCCGCAAGTTGATTAACTGGCGTGGCGAAGTTCTGGAAGATAGCCGCGACACGATTGAGTCGATGAAAGATGGCACGCGCAATATTCCAGATGTTGCTGACCGCGCGTCTGAAGAAACCGACCGTTCGCTTGAACTTCGCACCCGTGACCGTGAACGCAAACTGGTGTCCAAAATCGACGGGGCTTTGCGCCGCATCGACGAAGGCGAATTCGGATATTGCAGCGTTACGGGCGACCCGATCAGCCTGAAACGGCTGGATGCGCGTCCCATCGCCACCATGAGCCTTGAGGCGCAAGAGCGCCACGAGCGCAGTGAACGGGTGCATCGCACCGACTGA
- a CDS encoding AAA family ATPase — MRFTGTESYVATDDLTVAVNAAVTLERPLLVKGEPGTGKTELARQVSAALGLPMIEWHIKSTTKAQQGLYEYDAVSRLRDSQLGDAKVNDVANYIKRGKLWQAFEADGRVVLLIDEIDKADIEFPNDLLQELDRMEFHVYETGQTVKALHRPIMIITSNNEKELPDAFLRRCFFHYIRFPDIDTMRKIVDVHHPGIKDALLTTALTQFYEIRDQQGLKKKPSTSEVLDWLKLLLAEDLTSEDLKRDGASALPKLHGALLKNEQDVHLFERLAFMARSQR, encoded by the coding sequence ATGCGTTTCACTGGAACTGAATCTTATGTCGCAACGGACGATCTGACCGTTGCCGTGAATGCGGCTGTCACGCTGGAACGCCCGTTGTTGGTCAAGGGCGAACCCGGGACGGGCAAAACCGAACTCGCGCGGCAAGTAAGTGCGGCACTGGGTTTGCCGATGATCGAATGGCACATAAAATCAACCACAAAGGCGCAGCAGGGCCTATATGAATACGATGCCGTCAGCCGTTTGCGCGACAGTCAGTTGGGCGATGCTAAGGTCAATGATGTCGCCAATTACATCAAACGCGGCAAGTTATGGCAAGCGTTCGAAGCAGACGGGCGGGTTGTTTTGTTAATCGACGAAATCGACAAGGCCGACATCGAATTTCCCAACGATCTACTGCAAGAACTCGACCGGATGGAATTCCATGTCTACGAAACTGGCCAGACCGTAAAGGCCCTGCACCGACCGATCATGATCATCACATCCAACAACGAAAAAGAATTGCCCGATGCGTTTCTGCGCCGCTGTTTTTTCCACTACATCCGGTTTCCCGACATCGACACGATGCGCAAAATCGTAGACGTCCACCACCCCGGCATCAAGGACGCTTTGCTCACCACCGCATTGACGCAATTCTACGAAATCCGCGACCAACAGGGGCTAAAGAAAAAGCCCAGCACATCCGAGGTTCTGGATTGGTTGAAACTGCTGCTGGCAGAGGATTTGACGTCCGAAGACCTAAAACGCGATGGCGCATCTGCCCTGCCAAAACTGCACGGCGCGTTGCTGAAGAACGAACAGGACGTGCATTTGTTTGAACGTCTTGCGTTCATGGCCCGCAGCCAGCGCTAA
- a CDS encoding DUF2927 domain-containing protein, giving the protein MNRNLRRLMALSIMFLTACTPVPQSSYVAPSLPTRTIGLQDSLPPMRTFAGNRVITPTRSNREIGQDFMDLSFRMESGRPVARLTRFEAPITVRVAGDIPPSLAPDLRALLGRLRTEANIDISLTGAQTASITIEAIPRAVLNAAVPRAACFVVPRVSSWAEFQTVRRTPTVDWTTLERRNHAAVFVPSDVAPQEIRDCLHEELAQALGPLNDLYRLSDSVFNDDDIHAVLTSFDMLILRAYYDPALRNGMSRGEVAARLDPILSRLNPAGDRRAARPRNDTTRAWINNIKIALTAGTSAPRRRNAALQTVSLAGALNWDGPRDGFAHYAFGRLNVGYDSDIALSAFNQAVRIYNRSPETRLHAAHVSVQLAAFALSSGDGAAVLNLVDGAMPIAAAHENAALLATLMMFKAEALEMTGREAEANAVRMDSLGWARYGLGADANVRARLREIASLNPLKGI; this is encoded by the coding sequence ATGAACCGAAACCTGCGTCGCCTGATGGCGCTATCGATCATGTTTTTGACCGCCTGTACCCCTGTGCCACAGTCTTCATATGTGGCCCCGTCCCTGCCGACCCGCACAATCGGCCTGCAAGACAGCTTACCGCCAATGCGGACATTCGCGGGCAATCGTGTCATCACGCCGACGCGGTCCAACCGCGAGATTGGCCAAGATTTCATGGACCTTTCGTTCCGCATGGAAAGCGGCCGTCCTGTTGCCCGCCTGACCCGATTCGAAGCACCCATCACCGTGCGCGTCGCCGGTGATATCCCGCCAAGTCTGGCCCCCGATCTGCGCGCCCTGCTGGGCCGTTTGCGCACCGAAGCCAACATCGACATCTCTCTGACAGGGGCGCAGACTGCGTCTATCACGATCGAAGCCATCCCGCGCGCCGTTCTGAACGCTGCTGTACCGCGTGCTGCTTGTTTTGTGGTGCCGCGCGTGTCGTCATGGGCAGAATTCCAAACCGTGCGCCGCACGCCGACCGTGGATTGGACGACGTTGGAACGTCGCAACCACGCGGCTGTGTTTGTGCCCTCAGATGTGGCGCCACAAGAAATCCGTGACTGTTTGCACGAAGAACTTGCACAGGCGCTCGGCCCGCTCAATGACCTTTATCGGCTGTCGGATTCCGTGTTTAACGACGACGACATCCACGCTGTGCTGACATCGTTTGATATGCTGATTTTGCGCGCATATTACGATCCGGCGTTGCGCAACGGCATGAGCCGCGGCGAAGTGGCTGCCCGCCTTGACCCGATCCTGTCGCGCCTGAATCCCGCCGGTGACAGGCGCGCAGCACGTCCGCGCAACGACACGACCCGCGCCTGGATCAACAACATCAAAATCGCGCTGACCGCTGGAACATCCGCACCACGCCGCCGCAACGCCGCGTTGCAGACTGTCAGCCTTGCAGGGGCCCTGAACTGGGACGGCCCACGCGACGGATTTGCGCACTACGCCTTTGGCCGCCTTAATGTGGGCTATGACAGCGACATCGCACTATCAGCCTTTAATCAGGCCGTGCGCATCTACAACCGATCCCCCGAAACCCGCCTGCATGCCGCCCACGTGTCCGTGCAATTGGCAGCCTTTGCCCTGTCTTCTGGTGACGGAGCAGCTGTTCTAAACCTCGTGGACGGCGCGATGCCAATCGCTGCCGCCCACGAAAACGCCGCCCTTCTTGCGACACTGATGATGTTCAAAGCCGAAGCGCTGGAAATGACCGGACGTGAAGCAGAAGCCAACGCCGTTCGTATGGACAGTCTTGGCTGGGCGCGATACGGGCTTGGGGCGGACGCCAATGTCCGCGCCCGCTTGCGCGAGATTGCATCGCTCAACCCACTCAAAGGGATATAA
- a CDS encoding vWA domain-containing protein, whose amino-acid sequence MFLPFFDALRRGGVQVSLREFLTFLEGMEAGIATYDIEAFYFLARTCMVKDERNIDKFDRAFATAFEGLEAIPDSAVTDAVDIPADWLKKMAEKHLSAEEKAEIDALGGFEALMETLKKRLEEQKGRHQGGSKWVGTAGTSPFGAYGYNPEGVRIGQSESRHQRAVKVWDKREFRNLDDNVEIGTRNIKVALKRLRRWARDGAADELDLDGTIRATAEHGYLDVQTRPERRNAVKVLLFLDIGGSMDPHVKLVEELFSAAKSEFKHLEHFYFHNCLYEGVWRDNARRWDAQMPTWDVLRTYGSDYKCIFVGDASMSPYEIAYVGGANEHYNQEAGQTWLERARDQWPNHLWLNPLDERYWRYTQSVQMIRQIFGDDRMVPMTLAGIEKGMKVLT is encoded by the coding sequence ATGTTTCTGCCGTTCTTTGATGCCCTTCGGCGGGGCGGCGTACAGGTTTCCTTGCGCGAATTTCTAACCTTCCTTGAAGGCATGGAAGCTGGCATCGCCACATACGATATAGAAGCGTTCTACTTTCTCGCGCGCACCTGCATGGTCAAAGACGAACGTAACATCGACAAGTTTGACCGTGCGTTCGCCACCGCCTTTGAAGGCTTGGAGGCGATCCCGGATTCTGCCGTCACGGACGCCGTCGACATCCCCGCCGACTGGCTGAAAAAGATGGCTGAAAAGCATCTCAGCGCCGAAGAAAAGGCAGAGATCGACGCGCTTGGCGGCTTCGAGGCGTTGATGGAAACCCTGAAAAAGCGGCTCGAAGAACAAAAGGGCCGCCACCAAGGTGGGTCCAAATGGGTCGGCACCGCCGGCACCTCGCCATTCGGGGCCTACGGCTATAACCCCGAAGGCGTGCGGATCGGCCAGTCTGAATCTCGCCACCAACGAGCGGTCAAAGTCTGGGACAAACGCGAATTCCGCAATCTCGATGACAACGTCGAAATCGGCACCCGCAATATCAAAGTCGCGCTAAAACGCCTGCGTCGCTGGGCCCGCGACGGGGCGGCTGATGAACTCGACCTTGATGGCACAATCCGCGCCACGGCTGAACACGGCTACCTCGATGTGCAAACCCGCCCCGAACGGCGCAACGCCGTCAAAGTGCTGCTGTTCCTCGACATCGGCGGCTCCATGGACCCGCATGTTAAACTTGTCGAAGAACTGTTCTCGGCGGCGAAATCCGAATTCAAACACCTTGAACACTTCTACTTCCACAATTGCCTGTATGAGGGCGTGTGGCGCGACAACGCCCGGCGCTGGGACGCGCAAATGCCCACATGGGACGTGCTGCGCACCTACGGGTCAGACTACAAATGCATCTTTGTCGGCGACGCGTCGATGTCACCTTATGAAATCGCTTACGTCGGTGGCGCCAACGAACACTACAACCAAGAAGCTGGCCAAACATGGCTGGAACGCGCCCGTGATCAATGGCCCAACCACCTATGGCTCAACCCGTTGGACGAACGCTATTGGCGATACACCCAATCCGTGCAAATGATACGACAGATTTTTGGCGACGATCGCATGGTCCCGATGACGCTGGCCGGAATCGAAAAGGGCATGAAGGTTCTCACATGA
- a CDS encoding DedA family protein, which yields MTETVFALVADYGVTIVFCVTFLSCLALPVPSSLLMLASGGFAATGDLSLSAVGLSAFSGAVLGDNSGYWVARKLGTRLDDWLAKHPKRAALRARSATFMDKRGGSSIFLSCWLVAPLGPYMNYFCGVTKFTWLRFALWGVAGEIVWVSLYVGLGYSFADNITSVASVLGNASGFITALAVVIGLGWWLVRASKKRHTTFSA from the coding sequence ATGACTGAAACTGTCTTTGCCCTCGTTGCAGATTACGGCGTCACTATCGTGTTTTGCGTGACATTCCTGAGCTGTCTTGCGCTGCCCGTCCCGTCCTCGTTGTTGATGCTGGCCTCTGGCGGCTTTGCGGCCACGGGCGATTTGTCACTCTCGGCTGTGGGGTTGTCAGCGTTTTCTGGCGCTGTGTTGGGCGACAATTCCGGTTACTGGGTCGCGCGCAAATTGGGAACGCGGCTTGATGACTGGCTCGCCAAGCACCCCAAACGCGCAGCCCTTCGCGCGCGCAGCGCCACGTTCATGGACAAGCGCGGCGGCTCAAGCATTTTCTTGTCGTGCTGGCTCGTCGCCCCCCTTGGCCCCTACATGAACTATTTTTGTGGGGTGACTAAATTTACGTGGCTGCGCTTTGCCCTTTGGGGCGTCGCAGGTGAAATCGTCTGGGTCAGCCTATATGTCGGCTTGGGCTATAGCTTTGCCGACAACATCACATCCGTCGCCAGCGTGCTGGGCAATGCCAGCGGTTTCATCACCGCACTGGCTGTCGTGATCGGTCTGGGCTGGTGGTTGGTGCGCGCCAGCAAGAAGCGCCACACCACCTTTTCCGCTTGA
- a CDS encoding M24 family metallopeptidase: MTLHFDAPEYAARQARATQALADAGLDALLMFAPESHFWLTGYDTFGFAMFQAMVLTAKGDIHLLTRMPDLRQARYTSTLPDDQIHIWPEFEGCDPTTDLARLLTDLGISDTVGFENQTVGLTDFNGQRLRATVPHLQDASNLIHGLRRTKSVAEIDMHRRAAALSDDALDAGLAITHAGAFEGDILAAMQGAVFKGGGDYAGNEFIIGSGAGALLCRYYSGRRHLDPTDQLTLEWSGTFARYHAAMMRTVVIGAPTDSHTRMHAACAEALAACEMAIKPNAPMGDVYTAHATVFDAHGF; this comes from the coding sequence ATGACATTGCATTTTGACGCCCCCGAATACGCCGCCCGCCAAGCCCGCGCCACACAGGCCCTAGCAGATGCTGGCCTTGACGCGCTGCTGATGTTCGCACCCGAAAGCCACTTTTGGCTCACGGGGTATGACACCTTCGGCTTTGCGATGTTTCAAGCGATGGTGCTGACCGCAAAAGGCGACATCCATCTGCTGACCCGCATGCCAGATTTGCGGCAAGCCCGCTATACCTCCACCCTGCCCGATGATCAAATCCACATTTGGCCAGAATTTGAAGGCTGCGATCCGACCACCGACCTTGCGCGTTTGCTGACCGATCTTGGCATATCTGACACCGTCGGATTTGAAAACCAGACCGTCGGGCTTACCGATTTCAACGGCCAACGACTGCGCGCTACAGTGCCGCACCTGCAAGATGCGTCCAACCTGATCCACGGGTTGCGGCGCACCAAATCTGTGGCCGAAATCGACATGCATCGCCGTGCTGCAGCCTTGTCCGATGATGCACTCGACGCCGGCCTCGCCATAACCCATGCAGGCGCGTTTGAAGGCGATATTTTGGCCGCAATGCAAGGCGCTGTGTTCAAAGGTGGCGGCGATTATGCGGGCAATGAATTTATCATCGGCTCCGGCGCAGGCGCGCTGCTGTGTCGCTATTATTCCGGCCGCCGCCATCTCGACCCAACCGACCAATTGACGCTGGAATGGTCGGGCACTTTCGCGCGCTATCACGCGGCAATGATGCGCACTGTCGTAATCGGCGCGCCCACCGACAGCCACACCCGCATGCACGCCGCCTGCGCCGAAGCGTTGGCCGCCTGCGAAATGGCCATCAAACCAAACGCGCCCATGGGCGACGTCTACACCGCCCACGCGACCGTCTTTGACGCCCACGGCTTTTAA